In the genome of Gloeotrichia echinulata CP02, one region contains:
- a CDS encoding hybrid sensor histidine kinase/response regulator, with translation MSKDKEQEIQMQFLEEAVDYLNTLEGVLLEINTINRIDLDKINAALRAAHSIKGGAGMMGFRTLSDLAHRLEDSFKVLKTRKNSLEIDTQLQSLLLSGVDWLRQIVELLSEGNVIEEEWLATFCYPVFDDLHRRLGDPTPEDASTMLSPEDGQDIIPLLFETEVEGCLQRLESVLLDSEQPCLQEEVAIMAAELGGLGEMLQLSAFTKLCESVTHHLETAPADQVPEIAQLALEAWRRSQALVLTNQLDSLPIDIAFGIPIELNYTETEQLSTAAAIAEFLASDPATAEWGEETESISTDFVVESASEAETWFDDEIIAANFESLEAEFANDIPQEIEIPVARSTREFSATDYRFVERKTESSGVGKERENQENTVRVPSKQLEQINDLFGELIIQRNGLNLQLERLRKLVRDLNQRVQVLDRENQELRAAYDKIATQSMLPTSVSSLADNYLEHHLNAGYSHQTQGIDNRFDALEMDRYNELNLLSQEVMETIVQVQEVTTDVQLSVDDTDQIARKLNKTSKQLQRKLTQVRMRPISDIVERFPRALRDLNVEYGKNVQLKIEGGNTLIERSILEALNEPLMHLVRNAFDHGIEDPATRRAQGKPEQGLIEIQASHRNNRTIITMRDDGQGISLEKIRTRALGMGLDASLLATASDEELLSLIFEPGFTTSDQVTTLSGRGVGMDVVRNNLKQVRGDIKVDTSPGVGTTFTLSVPFTLSVARVLLVESNRLLLAFPTDVVSEIFLLENEQVFPIASSEVINWQGTMLPLIRLGRYFDFNCPRYDNPDLETAPAINASSVLIVNSGNQPVAIQVDRCWGEQEVAIRQIEGNIPLPQGFSNCTILGDGRVVALVNSNELLYWIASNQRTPRSNQLPSARLKTAFLVSQEQKPAAPPANEKGTILIVDDSINVRRFLALTLEKGGYQVEQAKDGQDALDKLQGGLEVQAVICDIEMPRLDGYGFLGRVKSHREIQNIPVAMLTSRSSNKHRQLAMQLGARAYFSKPYNEQELLRTLEAIIFSVPESATSNN, from the coding sequence ATGTCAAAAGACAAAGAACAAGAAATCCAGATGCAATTTCTGGAAGAAGCCGTTGATTACCTAAATACTCTAGAAGGAGTATTGCTAGAAATTAACACGATTAACCGCATCGATTTGGATAAAATCAATGCAGCACTCAGAGCGGCTCATTCCATCAAAGGTGGAGCGGGGATGATGGGATTTCGGACGCTGAGTGATTTGGCACACCGTCTGGAAGATTCCTTTAAAGTCTTAAAAACCCGGAAAAACTCTTTAGAAATTGACACTCAATTACAAAGTTTACTACTATCTGGTGTGGATTGGCTACGTCAGATAGTAGAATTGCTTTCAGAAGGGAATGTAATTGAAGAGGAATGGTTAGCAACTTTTTGTTACCCAGTTTTTGACGATTTGCATCGGCGTTTGGGCGACCCCACCCCAGAAGACGCTTCCACCATGCTTTCACCAGAAGATGGGCAAGATATTATACCATTGCTCTTTGAAACAGAAGTGGAAGGGTGTTTGCAGCGCCTAGAATCTGTATTGTTAGATAGCGAACAGCCGTGTTTGCAAGAAGAAGTGGCGATCATGGCGGCGGAATTGGGCGGTTTGGGGGAAATGCTGCAGTTGTCGGCTTTTACCAAACTTTGTGAGTCAGTAACCCATCACTTAGAAACCGCACCGGCTGATCAAGTACCAGAAATTGCCCAGTTAGCCCTGGAAGCATGGCGGCGATCGCAAGCGTTAGTGCTGACAAATCAACTCGATAGCTTGCCGATAGATATTGCGTTTGGCATTCCAATAGAATTAAATTATACCGAAACAGAGCAACTGTCAACAGCAGCAGCGATCGCCGAATTTCTCGCCTCAGATCCCGCGACAGCGGAATGGGGAGAAGAAACAGAGAGCATATCTACAGATTTCGTAGTCGAATCAGCATCTGAGGCAGAAACGTGGTTTGATGATGAAATAATTGCTGCCAATTTTGAATCCTTAGAAGCCGAATTTGCTAATGATATCCCCCAAGAAATCGAAATCCCAGTAGCCAGATCTACTAGAGAATTTTCGGCGACAGATTACAGATTTGTCGAACGCAAAACCGAGTCATCTGGTGTTGGTAAAGAACGCGAAAATCAGGAAAATACAGTCCGAGTTCCCAGCAAACAACTAGAACAAATTAACGATTTATTTGGGGAATTAATCATCCAGCGCAATGGATTGAACTTGCAATTAGAAAGATTACGCAAACTCGTTCGCGACCTCAACCAGCGTGTACAAGTTCTCGACCGAGAAAACCAGGAATTACGTGCAGCTTACGACAAAATAGCCACTCAATCGATGCTCCCCACTAGTGTGTCATCACTAGCAGATAATTACCTTGAACATCACTTGAACGCAGGCTATAGCCACCAAACACAAGGCATAGATAACCGATTTGATGCCTTAGAAATGGACCGCTATAACGAATTAAACCTGCTTTCGCAGGAAGTTATGGAAACCATTGTTCAGGTACAGGAAGTGACAACAGATGTGCAATTGAGCGTTGATGATACAGATCAAATTGCGCGGAAGCTGAACAAAACATCGAAGCAGTTGCAGAGAAAACTCACACAAGTGAGGATGCGCCCTATATCCGATATAGTTGAGCGCTTTCCCCGCGCCTTACGCGACTTGAATGTCGAGTATGGCAAAAATGTGCAGTTAAAAATTGAAGGTGGTAACACCTTAATTGAACGCAGTATTTTAGAAGCTTTAAATGAGCCTTTAATGCACCTGGTCAGGAATGCCTTTGATCATGGTATCGAAGATCCAGCCACCCGCCGCGCCCAAGGTAAACCAGAACAAGGATTAATTGAAATCCAAGCCTCTCACCGTAATAATCGCACGATTATTACAATGCGTGATGATGGACAGGGTATTTCTTTAGAGAAAATTCGCACCCGCGCCCTAGGAATGGGTTTAGATGCTTCACTATTGGCTACTGCTAGTGATGAGGAATTGTTATCGCTAATTTTTGAACCAGGGTTTACGACTTCCGACCAAGTAACAACATTATCAGGTCGCGGTGTCGGCATGGATGTGGTTCGCAACAACCTGAAACAGGTTCGGGGCGATATCAAAGTTGATACCAGTCCAGGTGTGGGAACTACATTTACACTGTCAGTTCCATTTACACTTTCAGTAGCCAGAGTCCTGCTGGTAGAAAGCAATAGACTGCTATTGGCATTTCCTACAGATGTAGTTTCGGAAATCTTCTTACTCGAAAATGAGCAAGTTTTTCCAATTGCTAGTAGCGAAGTCATCAATTGGCAAGGAACGATGCTGCCATTGATTCGCCTTGGTCGCTACTTCGACTTTAACTGCCCACGCTATGATAACCCAGATTTAGAAACTGCACCAGCGATTAATGCTAGCAGTGTGTTAATTGTCAACAGCGGTAATCAGCCAGTGGCTATCCAAGTAGACCGTTGCTGGGGTGAGCAAGAAGTTGCTATTCGCCAAATTGAGGGGAATATACCTCTACCTCAAGGCTTCAGCAATTGTACAATTCTCGGTGATGGTCGAGTAGTAGCACTAGTTAACAGCAACGAATTACTGTATTGGATTGCGAGTAATCAGCGCACTCCCAGAAGCAATCAATTACCATCTGCGAGATTAAAAACGGCGTTCCTTGTCTCCCAGGAGCAAAAACCAGCAGCGCCTCCAGCCAATGAAAAAGGTACGATTTTAATTGTAGATGACTCGATAAATGTTCGACGCTTCTTAGCTCTAACTCTTGAAAAAGGAGGATATCAAGTAGAACAAGCTAAAGATGGTCAAGATGCTTTAGATAAACTTCAAGGTGGCTTGGAAGTTCAGGCTGTAATTTGCGATATTGAAATGCCTCGTCTTGATGGTTATGGCTTTTTAGGTCGGGTAAAATCCCACAGGGAAATTCAAAATATTCCAGTCGCTATGCTGACATCTCGTAGTAGTAATAAACATCGCCAACTCGCAATGCAATTGGGTGCTAGAGCTTACTTTTCTAAACCTTACAATGAGCAAGAATTACTCCGAACCCTCGAAGCAATAATCTTTTCTGTACCAGAATCTGCGACATCGAATAATTGA
- a CDS encoding chemotaxis protein CheW yields MNNSNITLSDKPIANNFGDGYLRFQLNQQTAAVLSMRHTQEAIIVPVDAVTSMPNMPNCILGLTNWRSRIIWVIDLPRMLNLEFIDHRLRQYNVIVLRVESMLLGLVVQEIKGTTKFIADEIRSPVGQVASSLVPYLRGCIVQEKEILLVLDAQAIVQSSILQSN; encoded by the coding sequence TATCGCCAACAATTTCGGAGATGGCTATCTGAGGTTTCAGCTAAATCAACAGACTGCTGCTGTTTTGTCAATGAGGCACACACAAGAAGCGATTATTGTACCTGTTGATGCTGTCACCTCGATGCCAAATATGCCCAATTGTATTCTCGGCTTAACCAATTGGCGGAGTCGGATAATTTGGGTAATTGATCTACCGAGGATGCTAAATTTAGAATTTATAGACCATAGACTCCGGCAATACAATGTGATTGTTTTGCGGGTGGAATCAATGCTTTTGGGTTTAGTTGTACAAGAAATCAAAGGTACAACTAAATTCATAGCTGATGAAATTCGTTCTCCTGTAGGACAAGTGGCATCTAGTTTGGTACCATACTTACGTGGATGCATTGTCCAAGAAAAGGAAATATTGCTGGTATTAGATGCACAGGCTATTGTGCAATCTTCTATTCTGCAGAGTAATTAG
- a CDS encoding methyl-accepting chemotaxis protein: MFNKTDTAKSSDAQKPAAPIRSQQVTNSIVQLPNKPTNATADNSLVNRVNLYFQRLSLGTKATMLAIAIGTVPVVVIGAIAYNLANKSITQQITQTQESEATSLSDKVNRFMFERYGDIQVLSNLPVLINSKVRDVTTPEEKQAIIGRFTQSYKVYDSIVVLDLNGNPLITTTTGEEISNQKDEDYFQTTLQKDSVIITQPQISKGTGKVNIYIASPVKDSVTGKTIAVVRTRLPVTSVDELIKNYAANGHEYHLIDESGKFFVAAEKNHIGRSVQKDFPGLDRLQAVKKVNSFITVDQIDNQPQLVSYVPSRKLEGLPDLKWEVVVATDTAVIFEPQRQLLQTIGLGTAVTALIVAAIAAWLAKRATTPILQATETVTKLGEGQLNTRLEIQTEDELGVLGTNINQMADQLQVLINEQELDAERAKLLADITLKIRRNLKTEDIYKTTVRELRQALKTDRVIIYKFNQDTWDGKVVAESVSGGWPKMLGVQIDDPCFRERHVETYKDGRVRAIANIYQEPSLANAACYIKILEDFAVKGNLIAPIVTHEQLTGLLIAHHCDSPRIWEQPEIDFFKQIAIQIGYALEQANLLEEVEQARANAEQDTEDERRQKQSLQMQLLELLSDVEGAASGDLTVRADVTAGEIGTVADFFNSIVESLRDIVTQVKVAATQVNAAIGSNEYAIRHLADEALLQAAEINRTLDAVDQMTYSIQAVAKNAQQAAVIANHAAQTATKSGQAMDLTVQNILSLRETVGETAKKVKRLGESSQQISRVVSLINQIAMQTNLLAINAGIEAARAGEEGQGFAVVAEEVGELAARSAAATKEIEQIVENIQRETSEVVQAMEVGTTQVVEGTRIVEDAKNSLSEILEVSRQIDDLVQTISIATTSQVETSQAVSHLMKDIAAVSQRTSDSSRHVSESLQQTVEISQELQKTVGTFKVS; encoded by the coding sequence ATGTTTAATAAAACTGACACTGCTAAGAGCAGTGATGCTCAAAAACCGGCGGCGCCGATTAGATCTCAACAAGTCACTAATAGTATAGTACAACTGCCAAATAAGCCTACTAATGCAACTGCGGATAATTCTTTGGTGAATCGTGTAAACTTATATTTTCAACGCCTCAGTTTAGGAACGAAAGCGACAATGTTGGCGATCGCCATCGGCACAGTACCAGTAGTGGTAATTGGAGCGATCGCCTATAATTTGGCTAACAAATCGATAACTCAGCAAATTACCCAAACCCAAGAATCGGAAGCCACTAGTTTAAGCGATAAAGTCAACCGATTCATGTTTGAACGGTATGGCGATATTCAAGTGTTATCTAATCTGCCAGTTTTGATTAACTCTAAAGTTAGGGATGTCACAACTCCTGAAGAAAAGCAAGCAATCATAGGTCGCTTTACACAAAGTTACAAAGTTTACGATAGTATTGTCGTCCTTGATCTCAATGGCAACCCTCTGATTACTACTACTACAGGAGAAGAGATTTCTAACCAAAAAGATGAGGATTATTTTCAAACTACCCTACAAAAAGATAGTGTAATTATCACTCAACCTCAAATCTCAAAAGGTACAGGAAAAGTTAATATTTACATTGCTTCACCTGTGAAAGACAGCGTTACAGGTAAAACAATTGCTGTGGTAAGAACGCGATTGCCTGTAACATCTGTAGATGAGCTGATCAAAAACTATGCAGCCAATGGACATGAATACCATTTAATTGATGAATCTGGGAAATTTTTCGTAGCGGCGGAAAAGAATCACATTGGTAGAAGTGTCCAAAAAGACTTTCCCGGCTTGGATAGACTACAAGCGGTAAAAAAAGTCAATAGCTTCATCACAGTTGACCAAATCGACAACCAACCCCAATTAGTCAGCTATGTGCCATCGCGAAAACTGGAAGGTTTGCCAGATTTGAAATGGGAGGTAGTTGTTGCGACTGATACAGCAGTTATATTTGAACCGCAAAGACAATTGTTGCAGACCATAGGATTGGGAACTGCAGTGACGGCATTAATTGTAGCAGCGATCGCCGCTTGGTTAGCAAAGCGAGCCACTACACCAATTTTGCAAGCCACTGAAACGGTGACAAAACTGGGAGAAGGTCAACTCAATACCCGTCTAGAGATTCAAACAGAAGACGAATTAGGGGTTTTGGGGACAAATATTAACCAGATGGCCGACCAATTGCAGGTGTTAATTAACGAGCAAGAACTGGACGCTGAACGGGCGAAATTACTAGCAGATATTACTCTCAAGATTCGGCGCAATCTCAAAACCGAAGATATTTATAAAACAACCGTTAGAGAACTGCGCCAAGCGCTGAAAACAGACCGGGTAATCATCTATAAGTTTAATCAAGATACCTGGGATGGAAAAGTTGTTGCTGAATCGGTAAGTGGTGGTTGGCCAAAAATGCTGGGTGTGCAAATCGACGACCCCTGTTTTCGGGAACGCCACGTAGAAACTTATAAAGATGGAAGAGTCAGGGCGATCGCTAACATTTATCAAGAACCAAGCCTAGCCAATGCGGCTTGTTACATCAAAATATTGGAAGATTTTGCAGTTAAAGGCAATTTAATTGCACCAATTGTTACCCATGAGCAGCTTACAGGCTTATTAATTGCTCATCATTGCGATAGCCCCCGTATTTGGGAACAGCCAGAAATTGATTTCTTTAAACAAATAGCCATTCAAATCGGCTACGCCTTAGAACAAGCCAACTTACTAGAAGAAGTTGAACAAGCAAGGGCGAATGCGGAACAAGACACAGAAGACGAACGCCGTCAAAAACAATCATTGCAAATGCAACTTCTAGAACTACTCAGTGATGTAGAAGGCGCAGCTAGTGGCGATTTGACCGTGCGTGCTGATGTGACAGCAGGAGAAATTGGCACTGTTGCGGACTTTTTCAACTCCATTGTTGAAAGTCTCAGAGATATTGTTACCCAAGTAAAAGTTGCTGCTACCCAAGTAAATGCGGCGATTGGCTCGAACGAATACGCCATCCGTCACCTAGCAGATGAAGCACTCTTGCAAGCTGCGGAAATCAACCGCACCCTAGATGCAGTTGACCAAATGACCTATTCGATTCAAGCCGTAGCCAAAAACGCTCAACAAGCTGCTGTAATTGCCAACCATGCCGCCCAGACTGCCACCAAGAGTGGACAAGCAATGGATTTGACAGTGCAAAACATCTTGTCTTTACGAGAAACAGTAGGTGAAACTGCGAAAAAAGTCAAGCGTTTAGGAGAATCTTCCCAACAAATTTCCCGCGTGGTATCTTTGATTAACCAAATTGCCATGCAAACCAACTTGCTAGCCATCAACGCTGGGATTGAAGCGGCGCGTGCAGGTGAAGAAGGTCAAGGTTTTGCTGTAGTCGCTGAAGAAGTAGGCGAACTAGCAGCCCGTAGTGCAGCAGCCACCAAAGAAATTGAACAAATTGTTGAGAACATCCAGAGGGAAACCAGCGAAGTAGTCCAGGCGATGGAAGTGGGTACAACCCAGGTAGTCGAAGGTACTCGTATTGTCGAAGATGCGAAAAATAGTCTCAGTGAAATATTGGAGGTATCGCGCCAAATTGACGACCTAGTACAAACAATTTCCATAGCCACCACCTCTCAGGTGGAAACATCACAAGCCGTTAGCCATTTGATGAAAGACATCGCTGCTGTATCACAACGCACTAGCGATTCTTCGCGTCACGTTTCCGAATCTTTGCAACAAACCGTTGAGATTTCCCAAGAATTGCAAAAGACTGTGGGTACATTCAAGGTTAGTTAA